The DNA region tatttattattgagtcttgttcttaattcataattaataaaattgaaattttatgccttaaagatatgaatgtcctatgaatccatcacctctcttaaatgaaaaatgctttaatcacaaaagaacaagaagtacaggatttcgaaatttatcattgaaactagttgaattagtttgatgtggtgacaatactttttgctttctgaatgaatgcttgaacagtgcatatgtctcttgaatttgttattttgagaatgttaaaaaaattgttggctcttgaaagaaggaagaaaaagagaactgttattgaggatctaaaaatcattagattgattcttgaagcaagaaaaagcagtgaacaaaaaaaaatttttcgaaaaaaaagaaagaaagaaagaaaaaaaaagagagaaagaaataaagttgtgatccaaggcaacaagagtgtgcttaagaaccttggacacctctaattggggactttagcaaagctgagtcacaatctgaaagggttcacccaattatgtgtctgtggcatgtatgtatccggtggtaatactggaagacagagtgctttgggccacagccaagactcatacactagctatgttcaagaatcattatgcttaactaagagaatcaataacactatctgagttctgagttcttatagatgccaatcattctgaacctcaaaggatagagtgagatgccaaaactgttcggaggcaaaaagctactagtcctgctcatctaattggaactatgtttccttgatattttggagtctatagtatattctcttctttttatcctattttgattttcagttgcttggggacaagcaacaatttaagtttggtgttgtgatgagcggataatttgtatgctttttggcattgttttcagtatgtttttagtataatctagttagtttttagtatatttctattagtttttagctaaaattcacttttctggactttactatgagtttgtgtgtttttctgtgatttcaggtattttctggctgaaattgagggtcctgagcaaaaatctgattccgagactgAAAAGGGCTGcaaatgctattggattctgacctccctgcactcgaagtggattttctggagctacagaagcccaaatggcgctctctcaacggcattggaaagtagacatcctgggctttccagcaatatatgatagtccatactttgcccaagatttgatggcccaaactggcgtggcaaatcagcctcagaaattccagcgttaaacgccggaactggcataaaacttggagttaaacgcccaaactggcatgaaagctggcgtttaactccagaaaacgtctctacacataaaagcttcattgctcagcccaagcacacaccaagtggacccagaagtggatttttacgtcatttactcatttctgtacaccctaggctactagtttactattaataggatctttggaCATTGTATCAGGACCTTATGACcggatgacactttacacgttttctttgtgtattttccacggcatgagtctctaaaccccatggttgggggtgaggagctctgctgtgtcctgatggattaatgcaattactactgtttctcattcaatcatgcttgcttccattctaagataatacttgttcttaatccggatgaatgtgatgatccgtgacaatcatcatcattctcaactatgaacgcgtgcctgacaaccacctccgttctaccttagattaagtagttatctcttgggttctttaaccggaatcttcgtggtataagctagaattgatggcggcattcaagagaatctggaaggtctaaaccttgtctgtggtattctgagtaggattcaatgattgaatgactgtgacgtgcttcaaactcctgaaggcggggcgttagtgacagacgcaaaagaatcactggattctattccggcctgattgagaaccgacagatgaattccgctatgctgtgacagagcatatgcaatcgctttcgctgagaggatgggaggtagccattgacaacgatgaaaccctacatatagcttgccatggaaggagacttgcgtgtttgaagaagaagacagtaggaaagcagagattcagaagatggagcatctccaaacctcaacctattctccattactgcaaatcaagtaatcatttcatgctcttttgcttttcacaatcaatcctgataatttctgatatcctgactaagatttacaagataaccatagcttgcttcaagccgacaatctctgtgggatcgacccttgctcacgcaaggtattacttggacgacccagtacacttgctggttagttgtgcgggattgcaaaagtgtgattgcaatttcgtgcaccagaagccCTCACCCAAAACAAACCAGATTACTCCTTCCTAAATCCTTTCGGCTACACTTGCTATCCATTCCTCAGACCATACAATCAAACAAAGTTCAACCATCGATCCCAAAagtgcatcttccttggctacgCTCTTAATCACAAGGGATACATTTGCCTCTTCCCAAATAACAAAGAATTCATCTCTAGAGATGTAATTTTCAATGAACATGAATTTTTCTACAATGAAATTTTCCCTTCCCAAACCATTACCAGCCCAGCACCCCCTCAAACCATCCCTCACCTCTCATCTATCTCCCCACACCTGCTACTCCAGCAGTACCACCTACTAATCTAGCAGCCCCTCATCCCTCACCACAACCATCTCCACCCAATCTACCCCCACTCAAACCGTAACCCCTAATCCTCAATTACCATTGCATACATTACATGATACTTTCAATATAGTTAATTCCATACCTGAAACATTACCTGATTTGCCTGTTTCTGTACCTCACAATTCTGATTTTGCAACTGCTATTTCTGATGCCTCTGTGACTACTAATGCCTTTGCCAGTAGTTTTTCACTCAATGCAAGTACTCTCTAGTCAGGACGACTTGAGATCATACTGCCACTTCCTCCCTCTGCTCCAGCGAATCACTATCCTATGCAAACATGCAGTAAGACAGGAAATCTTAAACCCAGGACCTATGCTGTAGTCCTCTCTGCCCCTACCCCTGCCCCTGACCTCACTGAGCCTTACCTACCTCTACACAACAGGCACTAGCCTGTCCCTACTGGAAGCAAGCCATAGAAGAGAAATTTGATGTCCTGATGACCAACAGCACCTGGCAGCTGGTTCCCAGGCCTCCCCTCAACACTGACCCAATGATTGGCTCCAAATGGGTATTTCGCATTAAGAGACACCCAAATGGCACCATTCAGAAGTACAAAGCTTGCCTCATTGCAAAGGGGTTTCACCAACGAGAAGGGGTCAACTATGACCAAGTCTTCAGCCCAGTTGTTCGTCCGCCCACAATCCGCATCATTCTCAGCTTGGCACTTTCCAAGGGCTGGTCAATTCGGCAATTCGACTTCAACAATGCGTTTCTCAATGGGGACTTGCATGAAACCGTTTTCATGTCTCAGCCTGAAGGGTTCACCTTTCTCGACCAACCCCACCAAGTCTACAAGCTCCAGAGATCCCTATAAGGCTTGAAGCAAGCTCCCTGCGCATGGTTCATAAAGCTCACTGACACCCTCAAGCAATTTGGTTTCACAAATACCAAATCAAATACATCTCTCTTCACTAGATTCTCTTCCTCTTCTGTGATGTATATTCTGGTGTATGTGAATGACATTTTGGTCACTGGGAGCTCTCAAGATGAAATCTCCAATCTCATTACTCAATTGAATGCTGTGTTTGATCTCAAGGATTTGGGAAAAATGAATTATTTCTTGGGAATTGAGGCTGTGAAACTAAATGACAGTGAAATGATCATATGTCAAACTAAATACATTCAGAATTTATTAAGCAAACAGGAATGCGGGATGCCAAGGCAGTCCCAACCCCAATGGTGTCCAGTCTCAAACTGTCAGCCCATGGTGAGGATGTTCACCAAAACCCAACCCTGTACAGATTTATAGTGGAAAGCCTACAATATGCTACAATTATTAGACCTAAAATCACCTTTTCTATAAACAAAGTATCCCAGTTCATGCATACCTCTTTGCAAAGCCACTGGAAAGCAATCAAATGAATTTTACGATACCTGGCTGGAACAATAAACTATGGCCTCAGGTTCCAAAAAGTCGATGAATGTCGAATCTATGGCTTTAGCGGCTCAAATTGGGGCAGTGACATTGATGACAGAAAGTCTATAAGTGGGTTCTGTATATTCCTAGGACCAAATCTAGTCCCATGGTCAAGCAGAAAACAAACGGCAGTCTCAAAAAACTCCACAGAAGCAGAGTATCGAGGATTAGCTGCTGGCCTAACTAAAATCATCTGGATCCAAAAGTTACTGAGTGAGATGAAAATCCAATGCTCCACCACACCAAACTTCTACTGTGACAGTCAGAGTGTAGTCTTAATGGCTGCAAATTCATTTCTCTACAACAAGAGCAAACATTTTGAACTGGACCTTTATTTTGTAAGAGACCATGTTGCCCAAAAGAAAATCAACATCCTGCACATTCTTCCTCAAGACCAAATAGTTGACAGTTTCACAAAATCTGTCTCCAGCCTCATCTTTCATAAATTCAGAACCAAGTTCAGAATCACAGAAAGAGTGCAAGCCAACAGAATCTCAAAAGATTTCAGCAAACAAAACAATAGGGTTAATGTTAGCAGTAATACATAAGTAATTTGTAAATTAAGTGACAATTAGAAACTTAGTTACTAGAAAATCCTGGAAGCAGTTAGTTACCTTTCAATTAACTAATCAATTACACCTACATCTATATATGCAGCTGTCTCACTtgtaaaactttaaaaaaaaatttacacttCTCACAATTTAGATccatcttttttttctctctgctTCACCTTCATCATCTTTAGCCTGATACCTTACAAGGATTAAGGTTGATTATGTATTATGGCATATTCGATTTCATGttattatcaaatttaattattttaatcgacgattaatttgttaaaaaaattgtataaaaaatataatatctaCAAATACATTATGCTAACTAATTTTTGGTATTtataaacattttaattttttttatttaactagaaCTTAagacaataattaaaaatatacgtCAATAAAGTTTATCATTTTCCTTTCAATGATAACAAACGAGTGAGTAGATGAAGCCGATGAACCATCCATCACGCCAAAGAagaataataagttaataacactACTAAATATTTCCAATTTGGTATAAGAGATATTTTTTTATCGGCAAGTAGACAAATGTCTTCTATTTATGCTTAATTGGACTTCACGTCTTGGTACAATAATACACTAGTGAGAAAATTTTGGTATAACTCATATTTAATATTCATGTTGATACTaaacatattttatatataaattaaatctttATTATTGGAGAGAgaaataaacatatatatataatttataaaaataaaaatgaacttaTATGCTAAAAGATAGACATTTATTATCCAAAgaaataaatatacaaaattattaaaaaataaaactaattttttttataaattacttttgttattatttttttcgcctggatgtgttattttttttaatggttaCTTTTCCGTATAAAATGTGTTTGCTATTAAAGTGGATCATGTGCATGTAGCAAATGTCTAAACTAATAGGCGGCTAcctcttaaattaaattattcaatgTTCTTTCTAGTCTAAAAATTCTCAGTTGATTATTGTTCCTACAAGGTTCTTATGATTAAGGAAATTAAATGCTTGTTAAATTGAATTCACGATTCAAAGTTTACCTTTACGTGGTTTTGATAAGTGATTGACAACATTAGCTTGCTAATAATAAGATCATGCATATATGTCAAGATCCTTTCTTTCATATTATCGtcaaaaaataagaaaactatcaaagaataagaaaaaaaaagattttgtattttttaattgattgaattgtaaactatgaagataaaattaaatatatatagagtattggtttataaaagataaaaataaataaaaataaaattaaaataaataaagataagataaaataaaataataaagactaaaattgtatCTGAATTTGTTGAACTGAATTTATGAAtcgcaaaatttttttattattgttatgtacaaaagtgaaaaagtagtttaataaaagataagaCTAAGAGCatatatatcatatcatatatcaATTTGTTGTAAGAATGCATGACAATATATATAGTTACTTGCTTCATATATAGTTATTTAAATCATTGATTTGTATTTCAATTCAGATTCCTTAATTACCCGAAATCATGATTATTTGAGGTTTCATGTGAGTTAAAACTCACATAGAAATGTGCATGTGAATACAAAATCATGgttaaaatatagttttttttaatcttaattatttaatcagGAGTTGGATATAAAacagataaaattaataaaaattcgcAAAAATCATAGCTCGCTAACTATGATATCACATAGGACATAGGTTACTCTTAGCTTCCACAAATTCTTACACCAAGACTAACTATATATGCTATATTAACCATTAATAAAAAAGGTAGTTCGATGCACAAATATTCTATGTTAATGCAAAATCCAAAAAGCATATTAGGAAAATTAAACCAACTACTAAAACATTGGGATTAGACCACAGTAATGGAAGAATGGCAAAAACAAATGTAGAAGAAACCAGATAATTGAACTCCATTAATCATATGTACATATATATGCATCTACATCATGATCACCTTCAACCATCTCCATCCatccagaaaaaaaaaatcccatTAATAATTCCCAGTACAGGCATGTCTCCTATCTCAGAGATCCATGATCTTAAATTGCAGTTGCGATTTCGCTGATGAGATGTCCAAAATAGGAAAGGCAAAATATATTTAACAATTGTCATTAAAATCAGATTCCGGAGTTTGCGGATCGGTGTTACGCACTGCAATTTAAAACCATGACTTGATCCAAACCCGTGTTAAAAACTTCCTTTCAGTTATCTTTTTGTAAGGTTGAAAGTTGAAGATGGTAATGCCCGTAATACACGTTTCCTTGATactaaagaaaataagaaattagagagagagagagagagagagagaggagagagagagagagagagagagagagagagagagagagagagagagagagagagagagagagagagagagagagagagagagagagagagagagagagagagagagagagaggggattgAATTAAGGCATGGagggttaaaaaaaaaagagagaagtttGATATCATCATCGTTGTTTTTCAGAAGTACGATTCTCTGTGATCTGAGCGAGAGAATGCAAGTTGCAACGAACGATGGTGTCGACGAACACGCAAGTCTCTTCCTTCGTGTTCCCCGGCGGCACGTCCACCACATACGACTCCACCACCAACGTCCCCTTGCCGCCCTCCACGGCGTGCAGCGTTGTCACCGACCGGTAGTTCCTCAACCGGTGGTCCCCACCGACCACACTGAAACTGATGACGTGGCGCTCGTCGTCCAGTATCTCCAGCCTCTCCGTGCTTGACACCGCCGGCAACCCCGACACCACGCGCACCTCCCTCACTGTGCCCACACGCATGGGAGTCTCGCCTCCGATGACGTGGCAGCTCTTCACGAAGTTCTTGTACCCCTGCGGGTTGTCGAAGCGCCGTACTACCTCCCACACCGTAGACACGGGCGCCTCTATCGCCTGCGTCATGACGGAACAACACTGGTTGGAACCAACCAGGTGCGCGTGGTGATGCAACGCGACATCAGAGCCGCTGGATAACGGAAGTGGAACCGCCGCTAACGGCTGCCTAGGACAGTTTAAACCGTTAGCAATAATTGCGGTTGCGGTTGTGGTTGCGGTGAAGTTGAATCGATCTAGTTGAAGAGAAGAAggcattttctcttttattttttttttcgctttttaAATGTTTAATTTTTGATATGTAAATGATATATGTCTGTTTTTGTTGTGAGTGTTTTTCagattgtgttggaatggtgatAGGATATATATGAGGGTGTTGGA from Arachis hypogaea cultivar Tifrunner chromosome 10, arahy.Tifrunner.gnm2.J5K5, whole genome shotgun sequence includes:
- the LOC112715355 gene encoding abscisic acid receptor PYL4-like, with the translated sequence MPSSLQLDRFNFTATTTATAIIANGLNCPRQPLAAVPLPLSSGSDVALHHHAHLVGSNQCCSVMTQAIEAPVSTVWEVVRRFDNPQGYKNFVKSCHVIGGETPMRVGTVREVRVVSGLPAVSSTERLEILDDERHVISFSVVGGDHRLRNYRSVTTLHAVEGGKGTLVVESYVVDVPPGNTKEETCVFVDTIVRCNLHSLAQITENRTSEKQR